In one uncultured Methanoregula sp. genomic region, the following are encoded:
- a CDS encoding response regulator, whose product MTQTVLVVDDSSFITEGLSSILKRDYRTIISSGGEMCLEILKKETPDIIILDILMEPMDGWETLLRIRENPATRHIPVIMFSAKKISPFEAETHHPYIDEYITKPVSPRNLLDTIAKVLSRKEASRRSLVLWKQAGLQTEEIEEYARLMTSIEVDRGLCSNMEQQLSTERNDTHLREIQRSIEIIGTRIRKNMILAEEIQQRGEALVTAGGETDAVPGPMSSEAAGEDAQQIEGPRLSGMLQDDILSPGPAIIRDDPPAPETAPQREIRGIPGNPSGETETVVPAKAENRQVNENERKSSERSVTGPANLVQHEPERDDVNKTEKPVNADPGKRPVHTMEAIIPDTRQPDTAIPENVPEEEVPSPIPAQFPVLPQGNRERQEEQPRGVVRTTPLPPVQQVPASQKEPDTGSPKAAGSSGITRKSRTEPAQKTQESPVAVKSSSQVRAPESPGLLARIIAAIMSLFSRSKY is encoded by the coding sequence TTGACACAAACGGTTCTTGTAGTAGATGACAGCAGTTTCATTACCGAGGGCCTTTCGTCAATCCTGAAGAGAGATTATCGCACGATCATCTCTTCCGGCGGGGAGATGTGCCTGGAAATCTTAAAAAAAGAGACTCCGGATATCATCATCCTTGACATTCTCATGGAACCCATGGATGGCTGGGAGACGCTTCTGCGTATCCGCGAGAACCCGGCAACCCGCCATATCCCGGTCATTATGTTCTCGGCAAAAAAGATCAGCCCCTTCGAAGCCGAAACTCATCACCCGTATATCGATGAATATATCACAAAGCCCGTAAGCCCGAGAAACCTTCTGGATACCATCGCAAAGGTTCTCTCAAGGAAGGAAGCAAGCCGCAGGAGCCTTGTACTCTGGAAACAGGCCGGCCTCCAGACCGAAGAGATCGAAGAGTATGCCCGGCTCATGACCAGTATTGAAGTGGACCGTGGCCTCTGTTCCAACATGGAGCAGCAGCTCAGTACCGAACGCAATGACACTCACCTCAGGGAGATCCAAAGGTCAATTGAGATCATCGGAACCCGCATCCGGAAGAACATGATCCTTGCAGAAGAGATCCAGCAGAGGGGTGAGGCCCTGGTTACTGCCGGAGGTGAGACGGATGCAGTCCCGGGCCCGATGAGTTCCGAAGCCGCAGGAGAGGATGCTCAGCAGATAGAGGGACCGCGATTATCCGGCATGCTCCAGGACGATATCCTCAGCCCGGGGCCGGCAATCATACGGGATGATCCACCGGCACCGGAAACAGCCCCACAACGTGAGATCAGGGGGATACCCGGCAATCCTTCCGGGGAGACGGAAACGGTTGTACCGGCAAAGGCAGAGAACCGGCAGGTTAATGAGAACGAGAGGAAGTCTTCAGAACGATCAGTCACCGGCCCGGCAAATCTGGTTCAGCATGAACCGGAAAGGGATGATGTAAACAAAACGGAAAAACCCGTGAATGCGGATCCGGGAAAGAGGCCTGTCCATACCATGGAAGCGATAATCCCCGATACCCGGCAGCCTGACACAGCCATTCCGGAAAACGTGCCGGAAGAAGAGGTCCCCTCCCCGATACCGGCGCAGTTCCCGGTCCTCCCGCAAGGGAATCGTGAACGGCAGGAAGAGCAGCCACGGGGGGTGGTGAGGACGACTCCACTACCACCTGTCCAACAGGTTCCGGCATCCCAAAAAGAACCGGATACGGGATCACCAAAAGCAGCCGGATCATCCGGGATTACCCGCAAATCACGGACAGAACCGGCACAAAAAACCCAGGAGAGCCCGGTTGCAGTCAAGAGCTCCTCCCAGGTCAGGGCGCCTGAATCCCCCGGCCTCCTGGCACGGATAATTGCAGCAATCATGAGTCTGTTCTCCCGGTCAAAATATTAG
- a CDS encoding PHP-associated domain-containing protein, producing MHATADLHIHSPYSIAVSRFMQPIELLRGCGTKGIRIIGTGDALQPDWMKGWEPYVENDFKVIIVPQGEIEDKNRVHHVILAEDPAQFSQLRDLLEGTCKSFITSGRPHVYLSGEEIAHAAHDAGALIGPAHAFTPWTAMYAYFDSVPACYGDAKIDFVELGLSADSSYGAAIPDLYDIPFLTNSDAHSPYPDKLGREFNRIRLEKPTAKGVIAAIRKGAIEMNAGFFPEEGKYNRTACTRCYTQYSLKEAKQHQWRCPADGGIIKKGVSDRAKELSEGGTARSRPPYAHVLPLAQIIQTMEGASSPNTKKCRAIYSSFIETFGNEIAVLIDIPVTEIRSVHPKVADAIAALRDGTVTLHPGGGGKYGTFSLG from the coding sequence ATGCACGCCACTGCCGACCTGCACATCCATTCCCCGTACTCGATTGCCGTCTCACGCTTCATGCAGCCAATAGAGCTGCTCAGGGGCTGCGGCACAAAGGGCATCCGAATCATCGGTACAGGTGATGCCCTCCAGCCGGACTGGATGAAAGGATGGGAGCCGTATGTTGAGAACGATTTTAAAGTAATAATCGTCCCCCAGGGAGAGATCGAAGATAAAAACCGGGTGCACCACGTGATCCTGGCTGAAGATCCTGCCCAGTTTTCCCAGCTCCGCGACCTGCTGGAAGGCACCTGCAAGAGTTTTATCACGAGCGGCCGGCCACACGTGTACCTGAGCGGAGAGGAGATTGCGCATGCAGCCCATGATGCAGGAGCCCTTATCGGCCCGGCCCACGCGTTCACCCCGTGGACTGCCATGTACGCCTACTTCGACAGTGTCCCTGCATGTTACGGGGATGCGAAGATCGATTTTGTCGAACTGGGCCTCTCTGCGGACAGTTCCTATGGTGCGGCGATCCCTGACCTTTACGATATCCCGTTCCTCACCAACTCGGACGCCCACAGCCCGTACCCGGACAAGCTCGGCAGGGAGTTCAACCGCATCCGGCTTGAGAAGCCAACGGCAAAAGGGGTGATTGCAGCAATCCGAAAGGGTGCCATTGAGATGAACGCGGGATTCTTCCCCGAAGAAGGGAAGTACAACCGGACTGCCTGTACCCGGTGCTACACGCAGTATTCACTCAAAGAGGCAAAACAGCACCAGTGGCGGTGCCCGGCAGATGGCGGGATCATAAAAAAAGGTGTATCCGACCGGGCAAAGGAACTCTCAGAAGGCGGCACGGCACGCTCCCGCCCCCCGTATGCCCATGTCCTGCCGCTCGCCCAGATCATCCAGACCATGGAAGGGGCCTCCTCACCGAATACGAAGAAGTGCAGGGCGATCTATTCTTCCTTCATAGAAACATTCGGCAACGAGATCGCGGTGCTCATCGACATCCCCGTTACGGAGATCCGTTCCGTGCACCCGAAAGTGGCTGATGCCATCGCTGCTTTGCGGGACGGTACGGTGACCCTGCATCCGGGCGGCGGCGGGAAGTACGGCACGTTCTCGCTGGGATGA
- a CDS encoding clostripain-related cysteine peptidase, translating into MDSRSYNFGRGLLCVAVIFSMMTALGGVAAAEASQNHAKTQILAYIVGSDLESDSGMATDDLKEIVSSIETADPAKLDVVVAFGGAKKDGWHGMRVATGAQLKEDAKDGVFGNYQYLYSDTSADMGSGLTLSRFIQETRSSRTSDRTILIIADHGNSYDGIGNDEVTGNQLKMGDIDSALSGSGIRYEPIMFDACLMASVEVGKTVQPYTGVMLGSEEIQRGSYEYSAIIDPLLENPDTDAQTIMKKVSDTYIDRKGSAKSAGKVKTMAIIDVSKMPQIRDSLDELGAKLVPIAETDQGLHDLKSAYNDAVRLGVTGGGKPTSVDLVTLLQNIETKRPELSPEVQKTIGLVKSAVIYERHNEYSPVVYGISIATPDAMDLAKYHSYGDAVKVGPHWDEFFTKMIEVSQKSEPDASSTAKAVVAEQPAALSSGNDDESASSDKMKTDIDKKSVSLGRLRFTGKGNGTYDLNDPYHAASVYAVYYLVNGSHALEIGAVPVNAGTDRLYKIPAWDGRWYYFPEKPAAPGSLWDQILNLFAGTEKKTAPFFVDMQYDDITAGGFDEYNSWIRMQESGEITDATLVTYVRGNQSSIETILTPYSTTKDGSELFSRGVDHFGNGTLVTSYTTGFDLKTRTPGEFTLSTCTASPDMTMKYTLLPDGTYAAGLLAYYDEDNEVVADGFRIITIRNGAIVSSTTGYPAPGLT; encoded by the coding sequence ATGGATAGCAGGAGTTACAATTTTGGCCGGGGGCTTCTCTGCGTCGCGGTCATTTTCAGCATGATGACAGCGCTTGGTGGCGTTGCAGCAGCCGAAGCCTCACAAAACCATGCAAAGACTCAGATCCTTGCGTATATCGTTGGCAGCGATCTTGAGAGCGACAGCGGGATGGCCACGGACGACCTCAAGGAGATCGTGAGTTCCATTGAGACTGCCGACCCGGCGAAACTCGATGTCGTGGTAGCGTTCGGGGGAGCAAAGAAAGATGGCTGGCACGGGATGCGGGTTGCCACCGGGGCGCAACTCAAGGAGGATGCAAAAGATGGTGTTTTCGGGAACTACCAGTACCTGTATTCCGACACCAGTGCAGACATGGGATCGGGATTAACGCTCTCCCGGTTCATCCAGGAGACCAGATCGTCCCGGACATCCGATCGGACAATCCTCATCATTGCGGATCATGGCAATTCCTATGACGGGATCGGGAATGACGAGGTTACCGGCAACCAGCTGAAGATGGGCGATATCGACAGTGCACTGAGCGGATCGGGGATCCGGTACGAACCGATTATGTTCGACGCATGTCTCATGGCCTCGGTCGAAGTGGGCAAGACCGTCCAGCCCTATACCGGCGTGATGCTTGGGTCCGAGGAGATCCAGCGGGGAAGTTATGAATACTCTGCAATTATCGACCCCCTCCTTGAAAACCCCGATACCGACGCCCAGACGATAATGAAGAAGGTCAGTGATACCTATATCGACCGGAAAGGATCGGCAAAGAGCGCCGGGAAAGTTAAGACCATGGCGATCATCGATGTGAGCAAAATGCCGCAAATCCGTGACAGTCTTGACGAGCTGGGTGCAAAGCTGGTCCCCATCGCTGAGACCGACCAGGGTCTCCACGACCTGAAGAGTGCCTATAACGATGCCGTACGCCTCGGGGTAACCGGCGGGGGAAAACCAACCTCCGTCGATCTTGTCACCCTCCTGCAGAATATCGAAACAAAGAGGCCGGAACTCTCTCCCGAAGTGCAGAAGACCATCGGGCTTGTAAAAAGTGCGGTTATTTACGAACGGCATAATGAATACAGCCCGGTCGTGTACGGGATATCGATAGCAACGCCGGATGCAATGGATCTCGCCAAGTACCATTCCTACGGGGATGCCGTCAAAGTCGGTCCCCACTGGGATGAATTCTTCACAAAGATGATCGAGGTATCGCAGAAGAGCGAGCCGGATGCGTCCTCCACTGCAAAAGCTGTGGTCGCGGAACAACCTGCTGCACTGTCATCCGGCAATGATGACGAGTCCGCCTCATCGGATAAAATGAAGACGGATATCGACAAGAAATCCGTTTCTCTTGGCCGGCTCCGGTTCACCGGGAAAGGAAACGGAACCTATGACCTCAATGATCCCTACCATGCCGCAAGTGTGTATGCCGTTTATTACCTTGTCAATGGTTCCCATGCACTTGAGATAGGGGCAGTTCCCGTGAACGCCGGTACTGACCGGCTGTACAAAATCCCCGCATGGGACGGGCGGTGGTACTACTTCCCGGAAAAACCCGCAGCCCCGGGATCGCTCTGGGACCAGATCCTGAACCTCTTTGCGGGCACTGAGAAAAAGACGGCGCCTTTCTTTGTTGATATGCAATACGATGACATTACCGCAGGTGGTTTTGACGAGTATAATTCATGGATCCGGATGCAGGAGAGCGGAGAGATAACTGATGCAACGCTGGTCACCTATGTCAGGGGCAACCAGAGCAGTATCGAGACAATCCTCACACCCTACTCGACGACAAAGGACGGCAGCGAATTATTCAGCAGGGGCGTTGACCATTTCGGGAACGGGACACTCGTCACGAGTTATACTACCGGGTTTGACCTGAAAACCAGGACCCCGGGAGAATTTACGCTCTCCACGTGCACTGCCTCACCGGATATGACAATGAAATATACCCTGTTACCTGACGGGACCTATGCAGCAGGTCTCCTGGCATACTATGACGAGGATAACGAGGTCGTCGCAGACGGGTTCAGGATAATCACTATCAGGAACGGAGCCATAGTATCATCCACAACCGGATACCCCGCTCCCGGACTAACATGA